The window ATGCTGATCCTGTTAAAAACCTGGAGAGAGCTGCAAGTCGGCCGTTCAGCTGTTGGACTTCCTTTAGACAGGTCGGGCTCTTCATTTCCAGGACTGGTCTACACTTGTCGGGGTTAGCTTCAATCCCCTTTatgttagcataaatcctagaaattttctaGCCTCCactgcaaaggtgcactttgcgggattCAATCTCATCCCATGTGCCCTTATGGTGctgaagacttgtgagaggtcggtcaGGAGGCTGGTCTCATCCTTGGTTTTATTAACATGTTGTCAATATATACTTCCATTAAACTCCTAAGGTGAggtgcaaacaccttattcatcagcctttggtatatGGCTCTCGCATTTTTAAACTCGAAGGGCATGACCACATAGCAGTAATTTTCTCTAGGCGTGATGAAAGATGTATTCTCTTGATCCGGcctatacatcgggatttgattatatcatGAGTACGCATCCATGAATGAAAAGTATTGACATCCCGAGTTGGAGTCTACCAGGGTATCAATATTTGGAAGAGGATATGGGTCCTTCGGACACGCTTTATTCaagtcggtgtagtcgacgcacatcctccacttatCGTTCTGCTTCTTGACTAGCACCACATTTTCCAGCTAGGccggatacttgacttctctgataaAGTCGGCCTCTAAGAGGGTTTGTATTTGTTCTTTGACCACTTGAGCCCGTTTAGGACCGAGCTTCCGTCTTCtctgttggacaggtcgggaccCTGGATATACCGACAATTTATGCGTCATGAGCTAGGGATATATCCCAGGCATGTTGGAAGCTTTCCAAGCGAAGAGGTCAAAATTTTCTTGTAGGAGCCTTATCAACTTCTGCTTCAAATCCCCTTTTAAATTGGCTCATATATTGGTATTCTTTCTGCCTTCTTGCCCGATCTGTACCTCTTCAGTCTTTGTTCCGGGCTGTGACCGCAATTCTTCCTTAACTCGGATGCCTCCGAGTTCAATGGTGTTCACCTCCTTGCCTTTACccctcaggtttaggctttcattgtaacacTTTCTCGCCAGCTTCTGATCTCCCCTGATGGTTACAATTCTCTCTGGTGttaggaatttcatgcaaagatggGGGGTAGATACCACTGCTCCAAGCCGATTTAGTGTCGTTCTACCTATCAAGGCATTATAGGCCGAGCCCACATCGACGACAATGAAATCGATGCTTAGAGTTTTGGAtttcattctctttccaaaaGTGGTATGTAGGGGTATGAATCCCAGTTGTTTTATTGGTGTATCCCCCAGTCCGAAGAGGGTGTCAGGGTATCCCCTTAATTCCTTTTCATCTAATCACAACTTGTCAAAATCTGGTTTAAACAAGATGTCTGCTGAACTTCCCTGATCCACCAGGGTTCTGTGTAGATGAGCATTGGCGAGAATCATGGTAATTACCACCGAATCATCATGTCCGGAAATAATACCCTGCCCGTCTCTTTTGGTGAAACAGATGGTTGGGAGGTCGGGTAGTTCACTCCCGACCTGGTAAACTTCCTTCATATGTCTTTTACGAGATGATTTGGTGAGTCCTCTGCCAGCAAACCCTCTcaagatcatatgtatatgttgTTCCGGGGTCTATGGTGGTGGGTCTCTCCTATCTTCCTCATCTCGCttcctctttctatgattgtccgacctttctatgagaaaTTTGTCAACCTGACCTtccctggccagcttttctattacATTTTTTAAGTCGTAACAATCATTGGTAGAGTGCCCATATAATttgtgatattcacaatattcgctACGACTCCCCCCCCTTTCTTGTTCTTGATAAGCCGAGGGGGAGGTAGCTTTTCAGTGTGGCAAATTTTTCTGTAAATGTCAACTAGGGAAACTCGTAGGGGAGTGTAAGAATGATATCTTCTGGGCCTTTCAGGCCCGacttcctctttcttcttgggCTCCCTCTCCTTTTCCCTTGACGGATGAGGGTGTCCGGATCGCCAGCTCGGCTCCCGTAATCTGGCATTCTCcaccatgttgatgtacttttcggctctttcttgtacatcgctcaaagaagtcggatgcCTTTTTGAGATGGACTGAGAGAAGGGTCCTTCTCGAAGTCCATTTACTAGGCCCATGATTACTGCTTTTGTGGGCAGATCTTGAATTTCCAAGCATGCTTTATTAAACCTCTCCATGTAATCTCTGAGGGGTTCTCTGATCTCCTGTTTTACTCCTGGTAGGCTAGGTGGATGCTtgactttatctttctggattgaAAACCACATAAGGAACTTACGCAagaggtcttcgaagctggtgaccgACCtggggggaggctatcgaaccacttcatcgccgccTTTGTCAAAGtcgttggaaaggctttgcagcgggtAGCATCAGAGGCGTCAGTTAAATACATCCGACTCTTAAAGTTGCTAAGGTGGTGTTTCCGGTCGGTAGTCCCGTAGTACAGATCCATGTCAGGActtttgaagttccttggaacttttgTCCTCATAATGCCTTCACCAAGATTGTGAAAATCGGACCGGTCATTGAACCGGTCAAATAACTGGTTCAATAGTTTAATGGTTTAACCGAGGTCGAACTATGGTTGAaccagtttaattaaatatacactaaaattatataaaagttcaatacataattttaaatataccAAATTTTCCTTCCTCCAAAGGCTTCCTTTTTTCTAAATTAGTTGGCTAAGCTACATGCAAAACTAAAGtttcttgatttatttttattaaaatttcaaaaccaaatcaacagATACTATGGGAAAAATAAAATTGCATATCTAACTGAAACAAAGTTCTCACGTTTCTACAGCCTTTTCAATATTCTTGATCATGACACCCTTAACTTCAGAGACCTTTTTCTGAACCTTGGCAAACTTGCTTATCTCCTCAGGGTGATCAATGCAGTACTGCATATGCTCTTTCAATTTCAGCCTGCACCatccaaacaaaacaaaacaaaacaacacaATTTACacaaattcaaacaaatcaacTTCCATAATCAATTAATCTTAGAAAATAACAAAcatatattaacaaaatttatcaataaacaaaatcaaaatgcataaaaataacataatgttctacaataaaaaataacattaacatatatttttattgtatgaaACGAATTTAACtcgaaaaattattttgtgaTTGTATCTTCCAAATTTGAAAATCGGAAACTAACAAAATTAAGCATCAACAAAATTAACTCAAACAAGCAGCAGCAATTCAGAATATTAATCCCACACACCCAGAatcacaaaatcataaaatcagtATTATACTAACTCAGTAACTCAGAATAGTAAACCCAGCAACTCAGAATCACAGAATcagtattattaaaaataattgaaaacaagcaaaaataaattgaCGTACCGACAGCGAGGGAGAAAGGAAGTGACGGCGATGAGATCTTAGATTTTTAAGTGAGTGACGGATCGTCCATCTTCAACATAAACAATGTAGTGAAAAGGGAGGAaatcagaataaataaaattaacaaaaaaaaatgaaaaatcaataaCTTGTTCCACCCACAACAGTggaaacaaataaaaaactaaagtgAAAAAGGGAGGAAATCAGTGAAAATAAAGAAGAGCACgaagaagatgttgaagaacGGCGAAGATTATTGAAGAACTCACGGCGACGGTAAAGAGTCCACGGCGGCACAAGTACGTTCGCACTACGCATTGAGAGTGGTGCtcaacagagagagagagagagagagagagagagagagagagagagagagagagagagatggctcGGAGACAGAGGCGTTTTGATAACGAGAAAGAGGCAGCCGACGACGGCATGGACAGAGGCGGGCTTTACGGTGAGAACAGAGTAGCGGTGGCTATTTGCTCTAATAGGGTTAGGGATTTCGCCATTTTGGTGAATACTAAGAGTGAGATAGAAGGGAGAGGGGATTGGGGGCTTTCAAcgcgtttttttttttcttttaaaccaaaacgacgccgttttatgCTGAATAGGAGAGCCGGACCTTCAAAAAACTAGGCCGGTTCAGTCGGTTCATCGGTTAACCACCAGTTCGACTAATTTTTTTGTCGATTTTTTGCAAGTCGGTTTTAGACGTTGACGGAACTCGACTTCTTTGAGGAGGTCGAGTGAGCAGTAAAGATCAATCTTTAAATTGGGCCTTTTTAATTTACTTGGACTTGAACTATAGTATTGGTTATTGGATCATAACATTAATaggtttaattataaattattcaaaGTTTAAAGCTGTATTATTTTAATACTCAGTTTTGTACTTCTGGTAACAGATAGGTCAACTTGGTCAACAAACTTTTTGTTACATTATTGATTTCTGGATGTTTCTCTGATTTAGACATTACTTTTGCACTTCAAGGAATGCTAGTGGCCTCGTGAGTAACAACACAAACATGGCCATGAGAAATTATTTATGCTAATTATTAAGTgacttataatttattttttatttaatatagaaaaattttttaaaagttttttaaaatattatatcttaCTCAtggaatttatttttatataaaattattaatttaaaattattaaataatttaattatatttaactaaattattaaataataatttttaactaacaactttacataaaaataattgtaaataaatttttatcaaaAAGCTTTGTTGACATTGAAAAAAGAAAACCATGATAAAGAACTGGTTTAACTGCCAGgggaaattaaattgattaaatatTATATCTTTGataattgattaataaaaatgtGTTGTTACAAGAATAAAAAAGCTTTGATCTGGCACAGGAGAAGGTGACCCATTAATGCAATTGGCATTATTATACTGTGCACAACGTGTAACATATTTTCAAGCAATCTAGCTTCAATTATTTTAGGAATTACCATAAATTTTagagaataattttaaaaataaatttgagtaattattaattttaaaatttattttaaaatttaagtataaatttagaaattactttaaaatttaactctATAAAAATCGATGTTAATTGAtacttaatataaattataaaattaaataataagagttTGAGTGTTAattgaaaaccaaattaaaaaataaaagacataAACTAAATATCGATGCAGTACAAAATTACGACggatacataattttttatataaatgcattttggaaatttgttttttaaaaatattatatgcacTTAAAACTAGTTATCAGGTTAGTTAGTATTTTTGgatacaaatatatattattttattatgataaTATTATATGATCagtagatattattattattatatttagtcCATATTTGATCAGTAATAATTTATAAtcatatttattagaattttacatataaaaaaatatataatttatatttatatttatcaaaatttatacacataaattaatatagtttgtactcatattttttaaaatttatacacataaattaataaaatttatttgttaaagataatttaatatttgtattgGTCAAATTatgactaaaaatactaaaatttactGATTTCTAAaagttttttgtttattatttataatttatattttatattttattatgtattttataaaatataatgattaatttaataaataactttttttttgtttattttacagGTAAcgtagttattattttttttccatcATGCCATTCCTCAAACAAATATGTTGGTAATTGTGTCCTTAGTGCCTAGTGGTAACTCCACTCAAGAAAATTTAGTAAATTCAATAGAATCTATGGCTCTGTCAAGAACAGTAGCTAATAAAAAAAGGCTGCCCCAACTACTATAAAGTACTCAGATAACATTAATGTCTTCTAAGaagtaattataataaaagaaaaaaaagtgtggaCTAGTTACATTGCAATATATAGAAAACAATATATATTTCATAGTTGAGTTCAGATAACTAAAAAGAAAGTGTTCTTTTATCTTTGTGGTTGTGTGTGTCTATGGCAAAGAAACCTGTCAAATATTCAGTGGTAAGTTGTTATTCTATGATGAAATGTGTCAAACATTTTAAGGTATGTTTTCTTAGGGTGTGTTTGGTATGCAGGTGAATGCATTCACTGATTCAGCATTCAAAGGGAACCCTGCAGCTGTGTGTTTCTTAGAAGAAGAGAAGGAACAAAAATGGTTGCAATCTGTGGCTGCTGAGTTCAATGTCCCTGTCACATGTTACTTAACAAGAATTGTTTCACATTCCAATGGAACCATTCATCACTTTCCTCGTTTTAATCTCAGATGGTTCACTCATGTTACTGAGGTAAGAATTTCTGTAATAATGCTGCATGGTTTGTAGTGATTTTTGGAGTAAGCAGTGAAAATGattcttcaaatttttttatctgttagttaaattagtattttatatatttattcaatCAAATTAGTACATTATGTTTTTCAGCATCATCAATCATGTTTGTTTCTACTCGATTTTCCTTCCACATTCCATTAGTTCTACAAATTAGGAAGAGGTTTTCTTCTAAGTTGTGACGGTTTTAAACACCCACTAAATATTTTTGtagtttaaaaatttgatttatttgttGGTATTTGTTTGTTTCTTCATTACTACTCTTCTTGTTATCATTTTTCCCACCATTCATACTCGCTATAGAAGAGACTgaacaaccttttttttttttttcttattatatgacattgatttattttttcattttgatttttgtttgatTAGAGTGTGGTGGTTTTAAAAACTACATTTTGGAAAATTGAAGCAATGTAATTTTGTGAGGGTTTTAAATTTCTTCTAAAATCGAATTGCAGATTTGTGGGAGtttaaaatccaagaatagatttAAGATGTAACCTTATCAAGTAAGGATAGACGTGATTCAcattgaaaattttagaaaattaaatttggaaaactaatttgattaatgtTAATACTTATGTAATGTTGAATTTATATGAGGTTAATAACTAATcgttattagataataatttaattaaatatattaaattattattaccatatattaaattattattaccatttttaactattaattttatataaaaataactgcaGGTAGATTTTTATTTGAGTAAAGGATATTTTCGTTCTTGATCTTTTTTTTTCGGACATTTCGTCCTCAAGCAATGGAAAATACATTAAAGCCTCTGACCCTTGAAAAACGTGAACATTTATGTCCTTCTGTTGAATTCAGCCGTTTGCACTGGACGGAAAAGGCTGAGCTAGCAGAGGTGGCACGTAACAGAGGCCAGGTGGCATGGAGCATTTCGTAATAGGACGTATAAGTCCCTGGAGACAGAGCATTTCGTAACAGGACGTATAAGTCCCTCGAGacgaaaacgacgccgtttcgtcTCCTCTCCCATCtgcccttttcttcttccttcgtcccttttcccttccattcttcttcctcaGCCCGTACCTCCATCACCGCCGCGCCTCTGTCAGCCACCATCAACGCCGGCGacctcctctttcttctcttttcacGTCTTCTTCCCTTTATCACTCCCTTACTCCCATTAGTCTCTCTCTCTTGCCAGCCTTCACCAAAGGTCAATTTGTCAAAAAACATTCCATGTGTCGAGGGATATACCTCAAAAAGTAGTTATAGTTCTCTATCACTATCTAGTTGTTGTGCTTGTGCATTTGTTGCTGCCTTATCAGCTTCTTCCAAAACAAAGTTCTTCAATGAATCAACATCCCTTGAACCTGGCAATTCAAAAAACATGTAAACTTAAAATTCGATCTATTAATGCTCCCTCAAACGTTGGTTAATACATGGGGTGAGAGTGCAATGGGAAATAGATAATACATGCATCCAGCaagtaaaacaaataaataattaagtagataaattagttaataattgATGGTGAAAAAAGCCATGATGTTTTTCATTGAGTTAAAGAATACCTTTCTTCATTCATGGCTGCTTAGATAATTAGATAAAGCAGTAAAGAATCACACATAAATTATATCCAATAATCCAAGaccattcaaaaatatttttctccatTCACGCACTTGTGTCTTAACAGTGTTGATACTCAATTAACTGTCAAATGCAATTCAGAATTTTACAAGAACAAAATATATCAATCATTGAACTCATAAATGTAGAAGTAGAGTGCAGAGTAGACTCAAACATAGCATGAGATTTTAAGAAACATGCGACACTACATTATAAGCATATGCCACAAAGCTCCTTTGATGATCACCGCAATCCACTTCCCCAATCTCTATTTCATCAGTTCCTTCAATTGCTTTTCCCAAATCATCCCACAACGTCCCCAAGTTCTTACTGTAATAATAACCATCATCATTTTACAGCTTAGAAATCACTCTTAGCTCAACAATATAAAAGCAGTTAAGAGAATGAATGAATCAATTACCAATGCTTGCACCAGGGAACGCAGAACTTGACAAACCAAGCAGTGTCCTTCTCCTTGATCTATGAAGGGAGAAAAGTTAAAAACATTCCATGTGAATCTCATTGAAATTTTCACTCCCAATCAGAAGAAAAGTAGTATCCCAAAGGTCAATTTCAACGGTTTTCTCGCAAAACAAACAAAAGGGAAAAAGAGTTCACCTTTACAATTATGCAAATTGAGGACCCTCAAGCATGTGAAACCATTGGCAATGACGTCGAGGTCGGAATCGGTGACGCTGGGATAGAACGACGGCGAAACGGACTGGGCAAGGTCCAATTCGAGCAAGCATGTGAAACCATCGCCAGGATCGAACGAAGCTCGTCGTCAGTGAGAGTGTCATTTATGCAGAGGTTCAAGGATCCCAATCCGACACTGTTCATTATTGTTGGTGCGGAGGAAAACCCTAACCCCTCGAGATTTGAGACTGATTTTTGCAGAGAGGCGGCGGCGCGGCGGTAGTGGGTCGCCGAGAAGGTTGTCGTGGACGAATGGTGGGTGGAAGGAGGGTGAGGAGAGAGAGACTAATGGGAGTAAGGGAGTGAGAAAGGGAAGAAGACGCGAAAAGAGAGGAAGGAGGAGGTCGCCGGCGTTGATGGTGGTTGACGGAGGCGTGGCTGTGCGGCGGTGATGGAGGCAGGGGCtgaggaagaagaatggaagggaaaagggacgaaggaagaagaaaagggcaGATGGGGGAGGAgacgaaacggcgtcgttttcgtCTCGAGGGACTTATACGTCCTGTTACGAAATGCTCCGTCTCCAGGGACTTATACGTCCTGTTACGAAATGCTCCGTCTCCAGGGACTTATACGTCCTGTTACGAAATGTTCCATGCCATCTAGGCTCCGTTATGTGCCACCTCAGCGCCACTTCTGCCAGCTCAGTCTTTTCCGTCCAGTGCAAACGGCTGAATTCAATGGAAGGACATAAATGTCCACGTTTTTCAGGAGTCAGGGACTTTAATGTATTTTTCATTGTttgaggacgaaaatgtccgcaaaAAAAAgatcagggacgaaaatgtcctttactctttttattttttactaaataGTAAAATTTGAAAGACTATTTTGGGTTTTCATCTATTTGTCTGACTCCCATAAATTAATTAGCAGTAAGTAGATGGAGCTGAGTTTGGACAGGACAGTGTTACGTTTCATAAGAGTGTCAGGTGTACTATTATATACTAGTTTatactaaaataatttaattataaaattaaaaatagtataaagatctaattaaaaaaatatataagaatctaattataaatttgataaaattataaaaattaataaaataattaaattaaataaaaaataatatattctaaatttataaaaaaatggttTAAATTGGATTCTAATAATCATTCCACAACAgtattgtgtgtgtgtgtttttcaccAAATTTGTAATATGGAGTTTATATAACTAAATGCAGGTTAATATTTGTGCCCATGCAACATTAGCAGCAGCACACACACTATTTTCATCTGGTTTGGTTGATTGCAATAATGTCATTGAATTTGTTACACACTCTGGAATATTAAGTGCCAAAAGGATCCAAGCCATGTTGCAAAATGGTTCAAAGAAAGACaatggattttatattgaattggATTTTCCTGCTTACCCTATTACAGAGCCAAACCTTGATGAAACTTCACAGATTTATGAAGCATTGAATTATTGTGCCTCCATAATTGATATAAAGAGGACACAAATTACGGATGACTTACTTGTaagttgtaattattttttaatataatggtttaattactctgttggtctctttagttttactaaatttttaattaggtttctatacttttttttttctttttaattggtccctacattacttttaattttgtaattaggtatttttgatataaaaaatattaaaattaacaaaatatttcttCCGAAATACATACAGTCAAAGATCTAACtaagtttttaattatgaatatcttcaatttacgaaaaaatattcaaaattctaatattttttatatttggaatgacctaattataaaattaacaatataaagacccaattgaaaggaaaaaagtatagaaatctaattgaaaatttaaaaaattataggaACTAAgggagtaattaaacctataatattattatttgtctatTAAACATAAGACACGATATtgaaggaaacaaattttgtagCTTATGATTTGTTTGTGTTAGGTTGTAGTGTCATCAGGAGAAGCTGTAAGAAAAGTTGAACCGAAATTCGATGCAATATCCAAAATTCCTGGAAGGGGAGTAATTGTTTCAGGGATTGCTTCTCCAAGTTCCGGATTCGATTTTTACAGTCGATTTTTCTGTCCAAAAGATGGAGTCAATGAGGTAAAGATACTATGACTGCATTGTTTGTCTAATTCAGAAACATAACATAATAGTAAATGATTATTAGTAGTGTTTGGTATTTAATTAAGGATCCTGTATGTGGAACTGCACATTGTGGGTTGGCATCATATTGGAGCAAGAAGCTAGGCAAGTGTGATTTCAATGCTTATCAGGTACTACTATTCTCTAATTTGATCTTATTAATTGTTAGAACAATAGAAGATGCTTTTGAAAGTGTTGATTTGAGCAGGCATCAGAAAGAGGAGGAATTCTCAACATTCATATTGATGCCAAGAATCAAAGAGTGCTTTTGCGTGGAAAAGCTGTCACTGTTATGGAAGGCTGTCTTCTTGTCTAGTCTTGTTCCTACTTCCTAGCTGCAACTGCTTCATGTTttgtatcaatatatatatatccatgAAAAAATGGttacaattaattttaaattaggtttagaattttatttgtcattttattATGGTTGAGTTGCCTTTTTATGACTTTAAGGTCACAGGTTCTAGCCACTGATGTAATTATCAAGTTAAGCTGCGTATATTATATTCTTTGGGTATGGTCATTTCTTGAATCCTATTTTAACGCAGAATGCTTGTGTACTAGACAACTTTGTCCTTTTTATTATGTAATCATGATGGAATTTGAGGGATGAGAGTGAGCAGTGTTATTGAGAAGAAGAATAACAGAATATAGTTATAGTAAGTTTATTACTTAAACTTAAGTTAGTGCTCTACTCAGATCAGCTAATTCCTTTTCAACGTTGGCCTCACTTGTAAATTTCATGCTTATTCTATTGAAATCAGTTATAATTATTACGAATAAATGTTTAAAATGGCCtctaaatttttaattgttaTCCAATTTAATCTCCCATTTTAATAAATAACCAACTAAAtttctaaaatttcaaaaaatacatCTCCATTGGTCCCTTAGAGAAGTGTCTTCTAAACATCTATGGCGTGAAATATGAAGTGCCAAGTGGACATTGGATGAAATGACAGTCGTTGAGAAAGGAACACCCTAAGCATGTGAAAACGACGTCATTTCAAGATCTTCTTCTTTTCGAATAAATTATTCGCACTGGTCATCCCATTATCAACGTTTTTCCACCTTCCTCCACTACAACGCCAAGGTGGAGGATCTACCAGCAGTGGCATTATGTCGAGATCGATGCAATCCACCAAAGATATGCTCTCGCAGCGACGCACGTGGCGTACATCAACTCGCTCCAGGGAATCAACCACTCTCTCTACCTCTTTATTCAGCAAGACAAGGAATTAACGGTAGGAGGCGGCGCCGCTTCTCCTCCGCCTTTCTCTTTGGCGAAGGCTCACTTAGTGAAGCACGCTTCTCCTCTGTCTTCTCCGCCTTACTCTGATTCTGGCTCCCACCTCCACTTCCACTCCGACGAAGAAGATGACAACGACAAAAATCCTCACGCTCTCCACGACCACAACTTGTCCAATCACTCTTCCCCTCTCCACGTGGATCTCTCGCCATTCGAGGAGGGAGATCATGAGCTTCCATTGATGGGGACGGGGATGGAGATAGAAAGGATGCAGATGAATTTATGAAGAAGCAATGCAATCAACGCCTTCAATTGTGTACCAACAACAGAGGCTAATGAATCACGAAATTATATATGTAGATGAATCCTCTTTTTCGTATTCCTATTCGTATCCATATCCGTATttgtattcttcttcttcttctttgtatcAACCCTATTAGCAGCCCTACGATCCGTATGGTGCTCTTCCACTCTCCGTCTATAATGGATCTTATCCGCCACAACACTGTCCACCTCCTTCCTCCGCCAAGCTGTCACCGCCACCATGCACCTTCCTCTCCAAGAGCTTCCTCATGGGATTTTCTCAACTTTTTCGATAGCGGCGACGATGAAAAGTGCTATCCTCAAACATAATACACTCCCAGTTGTGATTCTAGGGCGGTTCGAGAGGAGAAGGGAATCCCGATTTAGAAAATGAAGATTACCAACACAAAGTCATCAAAGAAGTCCACGGAGATCACAAACTCGTCGACGCTCCTGCTTCTGCAGTTTGAGCAAGAGCTTATTAATTGGACTTTTCAATTTTCTAGCTGGATAAGTGTCGAAAAAGGTTATGTGAGAGCATTGAATAATTGGCTAATAAAATGTCTACTGTACGAACCAGAAGAACACCTGATGGCATAATTTTCTTTTTCCCTATTAGAATTGGTGTCCCCAATTTTTAGGGAAAGTACGAGGagtcaatggaatatttatacagtgtgtacaatggaagtttagagagtattagagatataatcattagtattATCTTTTTTCATCAGctgaagtttttgggatga is drawn from Arachis hypogaea cultivar Tifrunner chromosome 12, arahy.Tifrunner.gnm2.J5K5, whole genome shotgun sequence and contains these coding sequences:
- the LOC112728413 gene encoding uncharacterized protein, with product MAKKPVKYSVVNAFTDSAFKGNPAAVCFLEEEKEQKWLQSVAAEFNVPVTCYLTRIVSHSNGTIHHFPRFNLRWFTHVTEVNICAHATLAAAHTLFSSGLVDCNNVIEFVTHSGILSAKRIQAMLQNGSKKDNGFYIELDFPAYPITEPNLDETSQIYEALNYCASIIDIKRTQITDDLLVVVSSGEAVRKVEPKFDAISKIPGRGVIVSGIASPSSGFDFYSRFFCPKDGVNEDPVCGTAHCGLASYWSKKLGKCDFNAYQASERGGILNIHIDAKNQRVLLRGKAVTVMEGCLLV
- the LOC140177165 gene encoding protein disulfide-isomerase 5-1-like, with amino-acid sequence MNSVGLGSLNLCINDTLTDDELRSILAMIKEKDTAWFVKFCVPWCKHCKNLGTLWDDLGKAIEGTDEIEIGEVDCGDHQRSFVAYAYNVVSHLIEYQHFYMFFELPGSRDVDSLKNFVLEEADKAATNAQAQQLDSDREL